In Streptococcus sp. SN-1, a single genomic region encodes these proteins:
- a CDS encoding M57 family metalloprotease, translated as MRWIFRLIGAFFSFVWRLFWRLVWIVFLLCTLAFGFLWYLNGDFQGALKQAERSVKIGQQSIDQWERTGQLPKLNQTDSHQHSEGRWPQASARIYLDPQMDSRFQEAYLEAIQNWNQTGAFNFEIVTESSKADIMATEMNDGGTPVAGEAESQTNLLTGQFLSVTVRLNHYYLSNPNYGYSYERLVHTAEHELGHAIGLDHTDEKSVMQPAGSFYGIQEEDVERLRKLYETNE; from the coding sequence ATGCGCTGGATTTTTCGTTTGATAGGGGCTTTCTTTTCTTTTGTGTGGCGTTTGTTTTGGCGCCTGGTTTGGATTGTTTTTCTTTTATGCACTCTTGCTTTTGGATTTCTCTGGTATCTGAACGGGGATTTTCAAGGGGCGCTGAAGCAAGCAGAACGGTCAGTAAAAATTGGTCAACAAAGTATCGACCAATGGGAAAGAACAGGGCAACTGCCTAAGTTGAACCAGACAGATAGCCACCAGCATTCTGAAGGAAGATGGCCACAGGCTTCTGCTCGTATTTACTTGGATCCGCAGATGGATTCACGCTTTCAAGAGGCATATTTAGAAGCAATTCAGAATTGGAATCAAACTGGTGCTTTTAACTTTGAAATTGTCACCGAGTCCAGTAAGGCAGATATTATGGCTACGGAGATGAATGACGGAGGCACTCCTGTGGCAGGAGAGGCGGAAAGTCAGACCAATCTCTTAACGGGGCAATTCTTGTCTGTAACGGTGCGGTTGAATCATTATTATTTGTCCAATCCTAACTATGGCTATTCCTATGAGCGCCTTGTCCATACGGCAGAACATGAGTTGGGGCATGCAATTGGCTTGGACCATACAGATGAGAAGTCTGTGATGCAACCTGCAGGTTCCTTTTATGGTATCCAGGAAGAGGATGTTGAAAGACTTCGAAAATTATATGAGACCAATGAGTAG